Genomic segment of Deltaproteobacteria bacterium:
TGCCTTGGGGCAGGGAAGCGGTGATGGAAGAATTCCTTTTACCGTGATTCTCTCGCGAAAAATTCCACCGGCCACTACAAAACAGTAAGATCTCTGCTATAATCCTCGTATACTTACATTCCTTTTGGCTGTTGCTGCGAAGAAAGCTTGGTTCCGCAGGCGATTGTTGAGTTGTGTGGAAGTGCTGCGACTATTCCCCGTGCCGTCCCCGTTCGATCAATCCCAATTAAGTTGATGGAGATTTAGTTCAAGCTATGTCCAAACCGATGTTAAAGCCGGCTGAACCGGCTGAGGCTGTCGAGGCGAAGCCCAGACCTGCGGTGACCGCCGCGGAGATGGGTGCGCGGCAGCGCGAGATTTCTGTTTCGGAGTTTTTTACCAAGAACCGCCACCTGCTGGGCTTCGATAACCCGCGCAAGGCGATGTTGACCTGCGTCAAAGAGGCGGTCGACAACGCGCTCGATGCCTGTGAAGAGGCGGCCATCTTGCCGGATGTCACGGTGAAACTCGAAGTCGTGCCCACCGGCAACACGACGCCGGCGCCGAGTCAAGCGACGCGCTTTCGTGTGACCGTCATCGACTATGGCCCTGGCATTGTGCGCCAGCAGATACCACCGATCTTTGCCAAACTGCTCTACGGTTCTAAATTTCACCGCCTGCGCATGAGCCGCGGCCAACAGGGCATCGGCATTTCCGCCGCCGGCATGTATGCGCAGCTTACCACCGGCAAGCCGGTGCAGATTACTTCGCGCACCAGCGCCAAGGCGCCGGCGCATTATTTTGAGGTGCAGATCGACACCAAGAAGAACGAGCCACGCATCTTCGAAAACAAGAAAATCGATTGGGAGAATCACCGCGGCACGCAAGTGACCATGGAAATTGAAGGGCGGTATCAAAAAGGCCGGGCTTCGGTGGACGAATACTTAGAGCAAACGGCGATCGCCAATCCGCACGTCAAGCTCACCTACCACACCCCGGAAGGCGAGGTGAAAGAGTATCCGCGCACCATCGAAGAGCTGCCGCCGCAGCCGCGCGAGATCAAGCCGCACCCCTACGGTATCGAGTTCGGCATGATGCTCAAGATGCTGCACGACACCAAAAGTCACTCGCTGTCGGGATTTTTGGCCAGCGAGTTCAGCCGGGTGTCGAGCCAGTTGGCTGTTGAAATCTCCAAAAAGGCGAAGCTGTCGCCGGATGCCAAGCCGCGCGATTTGCATGGTGCCGCGGCGGAAGCGTTCTACAAGGCGATCCAAGAAACCAAGATCATGGCGCCGCCGAGCAATTGCATCTCGCCCATCGGCGAGCGGGCGATTCTCCACGGGCTTTACAAACAGATCAAGGGCGAGTTCTACACCGCGGTGACCCGGCCGCCGGCGGTCTATCGCGGCAATCCGTTTGTTATCGAAGCGGGTTTAGCGTTTGGTAAAGCGCCGCACTTAATGGAAAGCAAAGAAGAAACACCGGCGATGCCGCTGGCCGAAGGCGAGGAGAAGGACGACGACAATGAGTTGGCGCGGGTGATTCGCTATGCCAACCGCGTGCCGCTCCTCTATCAGCAATCGGCCTGTTCCACGTTCAAGGCGGTGCTCGACACGAGCTGGAAAAATTACAACATCTCCCAGTCGCGCGGCGCCTTGCCGGCCGGGCCAATGGTGATCTTTGTCCACATGGCGTCGGTGTGGGTGCCTTTTACCAGTGAATCGAAGGAAGCGATCGCCGACTACGACGAGATTCGCAAGGAGATCAAGCTTGCTCTGCAGGAATGCGGTCGCCGTCTCGGCGTCTTCTTACGCCGGCGCGAGCGCGCCGCTGGTGAGTTTCGCCGGCGCAATATTTTTCAGCTCTACATCGAAGAAGTCGCCGAAGCCTGCGGTAGGTTGAAAGGTGGCAAGCTCGCGGTTGAGAAGCTGAAAGAACAATTGCAAAAAATCGCCGCCAAGCGCACTGGCGGGCAGAAGGTCGATGAGATTCTCGGCCGCGACGGTGGCGGGCCGGAAGGGTTGCCCCATTCGATTATCGTTACCACGGAGGGCACCGAAGGCGACGCGCCGGATCTGCCGGCGGTGGAAGCGAACCCTACAGCGGGTGTGGCGACGCCTGCCACTGAGGAAACGGAGCCGGAATTGCCAATCCTAGTGGATGAGGAGCCACGGCAGGCCAACAAGAAACGCGGCGGCACAAAGGCCAAGGAACAGACTCCGGCGAAAGCGACTAATGTTAACCAGATGAGCTTGGGCTTTGACAAGCCTGCCGACAAACGTGCTGCAAAGACAGGAAACAAAAATGGCGCAAAAAAAGGCAAAAAATAACGGCGTTGTCGAAAAGAAACTGATCGGCGTCGCCGATATGGTGATCACCGCGGCGCAGCGGAACCAGGACCCGGCGTTGCAAATCCCGGTGCGCAGTCTGGCCAACGTCAACTTCAATCCGAAGCGCGGTATCATCGAGATGGGCAAGCGCAAGCAGGAACGGACGTTCTTTAACGTCGGCATGGCGAAGAAATTCATGCAAACCGTGCTCGTCGCCGACGCGTTGGCCGAGCTGCAGCGCGCTAATTTGACCACCTCGTTGCGCGAGATTTACTACCGCACCAAGCACACGATCAAACATTCCCATGAAAACACATTCGACGGCCAGAACGAGTCCGATCCGCTCATCGAAGATCTCGAAGTCACGCTCGAAGCGTTGCGAGAAGAGCTGCACGTCAGCGCGGAAAACCGCGGCACCGTGGTGGGGCCGTTGACCCTCGTCGACGACGGCGACCGCGTCGACTGCACCAAGCTCGGCAAAGGCGGCTACTCGGTGCCCTCCATCGTCGAGCCGGAATATATTCAGATCAGCAAATGCACCGCGGATTTCATCCTGCTCGTGGAAAAAGGCACCCAATGGAACCGGTTATCGGAGGATAAATTCTGGCGCACGCATAACTGCGTCCTGATCACCGGCAACGGCCAGCCGCCCCGCGGTGTGCGCCGGCTAGTGCGCCGGCTGCACGAGGATTATAAGCTGCCGGTCTACGTTCTAGTCGACAACGACCCCTGGGGCTACTACATCTACTCCGTCATCAAGCAGGGTTCGATCAATCTAGCGTTCGAAAGCGAACGCATGGCGATCCCCAAAGCCAAATTCATCGGCTTCTCTAGCGCCGACCCAGACCGCTACGGCCTGCCGCGCAACGTCGGTATCAAACTAAACGACAAGGACGTCAACCGCGCCAAGGAAATCATGAAGTACACATGGTTTCAGAAAAAAGAATGGCAGAATGAGATTAAAGGCATGCTCGGCAGCGGTTTGAAATACGAGTTGGATGCGTTGGCTAACAAGGATTTTCAGTATTTGACGAAGACGTACCTGCCGCGCAAGTTGAAGGATCAGGATTGGTTGGATTGAACAGATTGTGACCTTGTGTGATTGACAAAACGGTCGCCGACGAAATAAGGCGCAGGCTGCTCGCTTTGCGCTGGATCACGATGGCTTTAGGCGCTGTGCCGATGGAATTCTCCAAGCTGGTGGAAAGACGATCAGAGATGAGGCTTTGCTTAGGGAGATCGACGCGCTGGTTGCGGCGAAAAAAGCCGGCGTTGAAATGGGTCGCGGACCGCGTAGCGAAATCATTAGCGAGTTTATTTCCGTGGAGATGGCTAAGTTTGAAAAGCTCACCGCTACGATGCCCAATCAAAGCACTCCTGTTGAACCGCCAAATGAACTCTTTCGTTCTACCTTGAGCGAGATTTGGCCGGACCGGAAATAGTCAATCGGAATTGACTCGATTTTGGGACTTCTAATTTCTTCTTTTCCTAGCCCCCTGAATCGATCTCAACGCATCCTCCGCGACAATCCGCCCGATGGGACCAGTGGCGTAGCACGCTTGCAAAACTTTGCGGTCTGGGCCGAGGGTGAAATTGGTTGCGTGGATGATGCCGCGGTGTTCTTCCCAGTAGGCGCCGACTCGGTCGGCGTCTACTGGGACTTTGAGGCCGTAGCCGATCGGAAAAGACGCGCCGGTGCGTCCGATCATTTCCTTGGCTTTATCGAGTGGGTCGACGGACAGGGCGATGACGTCGACGTCTTCTTTCTTGAATGCTTCAAGGTGCGCTTGATAGTCGGCAACCTGCCGAACGCAGTAGGGTCACCAGATGCCGCGGTAGTAGATGATGACGGCGTATTCGGCTTTGAGGTCGCCGGGAATGTTTAGCGGGCGGCCGTCGGTTAGGTTAGCCTTGAAACTTGGGAACGGATCGCCGGGTAGAAGTTGTTTTGCCATTGTTACTCTCCTCGGATCCGGAATTGCCTCGCGCAAAGGCGCAAAGGGCGCAAAGTTTTCGGAGGAATTGTTAATCGGTCGTCTGAGATGTTACGTCGTTTCTCGATTGCTTCTGAAGTTTGGTTGCCGACTAAGGGCGGGCTGAGACCCATCCCTACGGTGATTTGGACACGAATATCTTTTCTTTGCGTCCTTTGCGCCTTTGCGCGAGGTCATTCTCATCCTCCCAGTCCAAGCAGTTTCGCGGCGTTGTCGCCCAAGATTTTCTGCTTGTCTTCGTTGGAAATCTTCAACTGTTTCACGGTATCCACTGCGCGCACCAAGGTGATTGGCACCGGCGGGGTGTCGCTGCCGAAGACCACCTGATCGATGCCGACGGTGTCGATAGCGCATTGCACCGCGGGCGGGTGGTAGCAGACCGTGTCGAAGTAGAGCTGCTTCATGTAGCTCGCCGGCGGGCGGGTCATCACGTCTGGGGTCCAGGGGCCGAAGCTGTCGTCCTTTCTCAGCTCGTAGCCAAAGCCGTAGCGGCCCGGCAGCATCGGCAGGGCGCCGCCGACGTGGGCTAGAACCATTTTCAATTTGGGAAATTTCTCGAAACCGCCGGTGAATATGAAGCGCGTGAGCGAGAGCGTGGTATCGAAAGGCCGGCCGAGCATCTCCGGCAGGCGGAAGATTTCCATCTTTTCGTTGCCGATGGTGAACTTGGGGGGATGGACGAAGACGGGCACGTTCAAGTCGCTGACCATCTCGAAAAATGGCGCGGCGCGCGGCGAGTCGAGATATTCGCCGTTGGTGCTCGAGTTGATCATGATGCCTTTGAGTTTGTACTCACGGATCGCTCGTTCGGTTTCCTTCAGGATCGGGCCGTTGTCGTAGGGCACAGAGCAGGCAAGGCCCAATAACCGCTCAGGATGTTTGGCCGTGAGCTCGGCTGCATGCACGTTGAATTCTTGGACGACTTTGAGCGGGTCATAGCCGTCCGGCGAGCGAATCCAGTTGTTGCCGAAGACGGTCACGTCGACGCCGGATTTGTCCTGCTCGTCGAACAAGTGCGGCAGGTCGAACATCCATTTGGGCGACTTGGGGTGGTACCAGCTTTGTGGGACTAGATGAGCATGGCAGTCGATGATCATGAATTAGTTTCCTTTCAAAGCACTTTCTCTTTAAGGGTTCGCCGTCGCCAGCGCCGCAGCGGTATCGTAGAACTCGAAGAACTCGCAGATCTTGCCGTCGCGGAAACGATGGAAGTCGGCCTTCGGTGTTTCGAGCGTCTTGCCGGTCTTCTTATGCCGAAACGAAATTTGACCCAGCGCAACAACCCGGTCCCCCTGGGCGATATATTCGTCGACGCGATAATAGTTCATTTCTCAATCGCTGGTGAGGCCAGCAAAGTAACGCTTCACGTCGTTCTTTGACTGTGCGACCTTGGTGATGTCCAATGGCATTGTGCCTTCCGCCAGCGAGCGAAATTTCACGTCGTCGGTCATTAAGTTCAGCCAGTGATCGACGCTGCCAGCTTTGGACTCATGCCAGAGCCTGTAGGTTTCTTTGAGGATGGCGACGTTTTCAGTCTCTCTGCTCATCTTTTGACCTCGCGCTGTTTGAGTGGCCTAGTCATAGCAAATTCTTTAGCTCGATGGCAGCCATCTGGCAGCGCTTAGTTCGAAGTTAACTTTAGCCCGACAATGCCTGCGA
This window contains:
- a CDS encoding DNA topoisomerase VI subunit B — protein: MTAAEMGARQREISVSEFFTKNRHLLGFDNPRKAMLTCVKEAVDNALDACEEAAILPDVTVKLEVVPTGNTTPAPSQATRFRVTVIDYGPGIVRQQIPPIFAKLLYGSKFHRLRMSRGQQGIGISAAGMYAQLTTGKPVQITSRTSAKAPAHYFEVQIDTKKNEPRIFENKKIDWENHRGTQVTMEIEGRYQKGRASVDEYLEQTAIANPHVKLTYHTPEGEVKEYPRTIEELPPQPREIKPHPYGIEFGMMLKMLHDTKSHSLSGFLASEFSRVSSQLAVEISKKAKLSPDAKPRDLHGAAAEAFYKAIQETKIMAPPSNCISPIGERAILHGLYKQIKGEFYTAVTRPPAVYRGNPFVIEAGLAFGKAPHLMESKEETPAMPLAEGEEKDDDNELARVIRYANRVPLLYQQSACSTFKAVLDTSWKNYNISQSRGALPAGPMVIFVHMASVWVPFTSESKEAIADYDEIRKEIKLALQECGRRLGVFLRRRERAAGEFRRRNIFQLYIEEVAEACGRLKGGKLAVEKLKEQLQKIAAKRTGGQKVDEILGRDGGGPEGLPHSIIVTTEGTEGDAPDLPAVEANPTAGVATPATEETEPELPILVDEEPRQANKKRGGTKAKEQTPAKATNVNQMSLGFDKPADKRAAKTGNKNGAKKGKK
- a CDS encoding DNA topoisomerase IV subunit A; its protein translation is MAQKKAKNNGVVEKKLIGVADMVITAAQRNQDPALQIPVRSLANVNFNPKRGIIEMGKRKQERTFFNVGMAKKFMQTVLVADALAELQRANLTTSLREIYYRTKHTIKHSHENTFDGQNESDPLIEDLEVTLEALREELHVSAENRGTVVGPLTLVDDGDRVDCTKLGKGGYSVPSIVEPEYIQISKCTADFILLVEKGTQWNRLSEDKFWRTHNCVLITGNGQPPRGVRRLVRRLHEDYKLPVYVLVDNDPWGYYIYSVIKQGSINLAFESERMAIPKAKFIGFSSADPDRYGLPRNVGIKLNDKDVNRAKEIMKYTWFQKKEWQNEIKGMLGSGLKYELDALANKDFQYLTKTYLPRKLKDQDWLD
- a CDS encoding amidohydrolase, with the protein product MIIDCHAHLVPQSWYHPKSPKWMFDLPHLFDEQDKSGVDVTVFGNNWIRSPDGYDPLKVVQEFNVHAAELTAKHPERLLGLACSVPYDNGPILKETERAIREYKLKGIMINSSTNGEYLDSPRAAPFFEMVSDLNVPVFVHPPKFTIGNEKMEIFRLPEMLGRPFDTTLSLTRFIFTGGFEKFPKLKMVLAHVGGALPMLPGRYGFGYELRKDDSFGPWTPDVMTRPPASYMKQLYFDTVCYHPPAVQCAIDTVGIDQVVFGSDTPPVPITLVRAVDTVKQLKISNEDKQKILGDNAAKLLGLGG